The Bacteroidota bacterium genome has a window encoding:
- a CDS encoding polysaccharide biosynthesis C-terminal domain-containing protein, with protein sequence MFGKILNTFGTRSLAAVLNLLIAIILSQYIGPEGKGQQGLLITTIALILVFSNLVGGATLVYLVPRFKTSQLFLPSYFWSVMISLAAYGIVYAFPVISSEFTLHIAILSAINSFASINTTILIGKEQIRQANFISLLQPLLIVVLLLIFFSLPAFINIYAYIIALYFSFGISWLTGLFLLRKLPLLRDFRFRDSIQAIRDLFRYGFLNQLAHITQLLSFRLSYYILNSFHGEGSVGIYSNGIALMESVWLISKSISLVQYARIANLDDKSYSQSLTVRLLQVSLVFSLLIILPLLILPASAYVYIFGEGFSGIKTAMWALAPGVLIYNINIIVGHYFSGTGKYQFNTLASGIGLAVSLISFYLLIPAFDVAGAGWATSISYFATSLVILYFFRKDYSLLKSDWIFGKQGFRQIRQELRKVIHREK encoded by the coding sequence TTGTTCGGAAAGATCTTAAACACTTTCGGCACACGATCGCTTGCAGCAGTCCTTAACCTGCTGATTGCTATAATTTTATCCCAGTATATCGGACCTGAAGGCAAAGGACAGCAAGGACTGCTTATCACTACCATCGCCTTGATCCTTGTTTTTTCAAACCTGGTTGGGGGAGCAACACTGGTATACCTGGTTCCCCGGTTCAAAACATCCCAGCTTTTTCTTCCTTCATATTTCTGGAGTGTTATGATAAGCCTGGCAGCGTACGGCATTGTATATGCTTTTCCGGTGATAAGTTCAGAATTCACCCTGCACATTGCCATACTGTCGGCCATTAACTCTTTTGCAAGCATCAACACTACCATCCTGATCGGGAAGGAGCAGATCCGGCAAGCCAATTTCATTTCCCTTCTTCAGCCTCTGCTTATTGTTGTCCTGCTTTTGATTTTCTTTTCCCTTCCTGCTTTTATCAATATTTACGCTTATATTATTGCCTTATATTTTTCCTTTGGGATAAGCTGGCTGACAGGATTATTTTTGCTCAGAAAACTCCCCTTATTGCGTGACTTTCGCTTTCGCGACAGCATACAGGCGATACGTGACCTCTTCCGTTACGGATTCCTGAACCAACTGGCCCATATCACACAGCTTCTCAGCTTCCGTTTAAGCTATTACATACTCAATTCGTTTCATGGGGAAGGAAGTGTAGGGATTTATTCCAACGGCATTGCACTTATGGAGTCGGTATGGCTCATCAGTAAAAGCATTTCGTTGGTCCAATATGCCCGCATTGCGAATCTGGATGATAAAAGCTACTCCCAAAGCCTCACCGTCAGGCTGCTCCAGGTCAGTCTTGTTTTCAGCCTGCTGATCATCCTGCCGTTACTTATCCTTCCTGCATCGGCGTATGTTTACATATTTGGCGAAGGGTTTTCAGGAATAAAAACAGCTATGTGGGCTTTGGCTCCCGGTGTGCTGATCTACAACATTAACATTATTGTGGGCCATTATTTTTCAGGAACCGGCAAGTACCAGTTTAACACTCTTGCCTCAGGCATCGGTCTTGCTGTTTCATTGATCTCATTTTACCTGTTGATACCTGCCTTTGATGTAGCAGGAGCCGGATGGGCTACCAGTATTTCCTATTTCGCAACATCCCTGGTCATCCTGTATTTTTTCAGGAAAGACTATTCTCTATTGAAGAGTGACTGGATATTCGGGAAACAAGGATTCCGACAGATAAGGCAGGAATTAAGGAAAGTGATACACCGCGAAAAATAA
- a CDS encoding class I SAM-dependent methyltransferase translates to MNKLAKLLKALSLIATRPWLLNNVLNDSGEWEKYIGKKYGMDKGFPEVDICDVLGGEMDDLISPYSFLDGGSLPTDLALLRGLAKGIENCRYFEIGTWRGESVANVAMIAEECYTLNLSQLEIREAGYSEEYIRQYGVLSRQFDNIVHLRGNSVDYDYPGLNRKFDLIFIDGDHHYEMVKNDSIKVFTHLVHEDSIVVWHDYARNPETIRYEVMAGILDGTPRQYHNNLYFVSNTLCAVFSKKEWPSRTFSSPANINKVFNVHLRSIPFEP, encoded by the coding sequence ATGAATAAGCTTGCCAAACTTCTGAAAGCCTTGTCACTAATTGCAACGCGGCCATGGTTGCTTAACAATGTCTTGAACGACAGTGGTGAATGGGAAAAGTATATCGGTAAAAAATATGGTATGGATAAAGGGTTTCCTGAGGTGGACATCTGTGATGTTCTGGGGGGTGAAATGGATGACCTGATTTCTCCCTACTCATTTCTTGATGGAGGTTCCCTGCCTACCGATCTGGCCTTATTGCGCGGATTAGCAAAAGGGATAGAAAACTGCAGGTATTTTGAGATCGGAACCTGGAGAGGTGAAAGTGTAGCCAATGTTGCCATGATTGCCGAAGAATGTTATACATTGAACCTATCCCAACTGGAGATCAGGGAAGCCGGTTACTCCGAAGAATATATCCGTCAGTACGGGGTATTATCGCGTCAGTTTGATAATATCGTACATCTCAGGGGGAATTCGGTAGATTATGATTATCCGGGACTAAACCGCAAATTCGACCTGATCTTCATCGACGGGGATCATCATTATGAGATGGTTAAAAACGATAGTATAAAAGTTTTTACGCATCTTGTACATGAAGATAGCATTGTAGTCTGGCATGATTATGCCCGCAATCCGGAAACAATTCGTTATGAGGTGATGGCCGGTATCCTTGACGGGACGCCGCGGCAGTATCATAATAACCTGTATTTTGTATCCAATACCCTTTGTGCGGTGTTTTCAAAAAAAGAATGGCCCTCCCGCACATTTTCCAGCCCTGCGAATATTAATAAAGTCTTTAATGTGCATTTGCGCTCTATACCTTTTGAACCTTGA